The uncultured Methanobrevibacter sp. genome segment CTGGTTCAACGGGGATAGCCTGATAAAATACTTAAATTAACCATTATTAAGTGAAAAAAATTCAGGAATCCCCATCCTCTATAGGATGGGGTGGTTCAAGGAATGTGATAATGGTATTGAGTTTAGTATTTTGAATTCTGCTGTTGCTATAATTAATGTTCCTGATTTGGATAAGGACATTGCTCAGTTTGTTAAGGGGGTTGTGTTGATGTTGTGTGATAAGTTTGTTGTGGACGAATCTCTGAATATGACTATTTCAAATTTGGTTGGTGGTAATATGAAGATAGTTGAGGATTATGCTCAAAGGAAAGTTGATGAATCAAAAAGAAGATTTGTTATTAATTTAGATAAGGAAGGATATGGAATTGAAGATATTGCAAGGATTGCTGATGTCAGTTTGGATTTTGTTAATCAAACATTATCTAAATAATTAGTTCTTTTTTTAAATTTTCACGTGATTTTTTCACAATGTTCCAAAGCCATAGGTTTTGGATTTAATATTGCCCTCAACAAAATCTTTAAGGGCAACTTCAAACTCTTCGGCTGAAAATGCTCCGGGAATAATTAGTTTTTCTTCCTTTTTATTTAAAATAAAGCATGGTGTTGATGTAATTCCATTTGAAATGGCCTCATCCATATCAAGGAAAACTTCTATGTTGTAGTAATTATTTTCAAGTATTTTTCGGGCTTCGCTTTCATCCAATCCGCATGAAACGGCAATATCTGCTAAAATGTTTATATCGGCAATATTTTCGTTTTCAACCAAATTGGAGTAAAATATTTTATCTACAATGTCTAAAGTTATTTCAGGATGGTTGATTTGCACAAATTTTGTTAATCTGAGAGCATCCTTTGAGCTTGTAAGCTTAATATCTTTGAAATTGATTTTCAATCCGTCATCAAGTCCAATCTTTTCAATTTCTGAAATTCTCTTTGATGCTTCCTCATCAGACAGATTATATTTTTCTGCATATCTTTCTGTAATGCTTATGGTAGGCCTTTTTCCCGCTTCAGGCTCAAGTTCGAAAGGTTTCATTTCCCATTCGACATCCAAATCGAGACTTTTGCAAGCTTTCTTAATTCTTTCAAGTCCAATATA includes the following:
- a CDS encoding DsbA family protein; the protein is MRIIYLIDFNCPYSYIGLERIKKACKSLDLDVEWEMKPFELEPEAGKRPTISITERYAEKYNLSDEEASKRISEIEKIGLDDGLKINFKDIKLTSSKDALRLTKFVQINHPEITLDIVDKIFYSNLVENENIADINILADIAVSCGLDESEARKILENNYYNIEVFLDMDEAISNGITSTPCFILNKKEEKLIIPGAFSAEEFEVALKDFVEGNIKSKTYGFGTL